Proteins from a single region of Juglans microcarpa x Juglans regia isolate MS1-56 chromosome 5S, Jm3101_v1.0, whole genome shotgun sequence:
- the LOC121267240 gene encoding uncharacterized protein LOC121267240, whose protein sequence is MEEIEEVWSRLRLNEEENTPIDVNGGEEESIRRRGERSLVGKICSPRRIGKEIVKATMEKIWRVGKPLDFEEIGFNCFAITLASARDKSRVLEGCPWLFDNFLFVLKDFDGETQTNLLDFDSTELWVQMHNLPLGYMNKWMGTHIGTSIGRVSEIDVNDDGMAWGHYLIVKIECNLRAPLARGRTVNISGGKIWVPFQYEKLPKLCFSCGCIVHGKDGCTARGDVEAAQYGTWMRARVVNKKQNERKRNNNQEKRSTVEVGEERVDGMKGEGLRKGEQSIILSEEVKGGITKAEKEEEILKRGESYVSGRIGPKRLEEREGLDPVLNSNSSRADQLPEVDQISNVKGRTMEGRRSWKRRARGKDQASLVCLLNLNTKYSLIDEDNDMVLSVGGKKARMNEGAEPVVDLYEVEAMM, encoded by the coding sequence ATGGAGGAGATAGAAGAGGTTTGGAGTCGACTGAGGCttaatgaagaagaaaatactcCTATTGATGTAAATGGAGGGGAGGAAGAGAGTATTAGGAGGAGGGGAGAAAGAAGTTTGGTGGGGAAAATATGTTCGCCGAGGAGGATCGGTAAAGAAATAGTAAAGGCGACGATGGAGAAGATATGGAGGGTGGGGAAACCTCTGGATTTTGAGGAGATTGGTTTCAATTGTTTTGCTATTACTCTAGCAAGTGCGAGAGACAAATCGAGAGTACTGGAGGGATGCCCCTGGCTTTTTGACAATTTCCTGtttgtgttaaaggattttgatgGGGAAACTCAAACAAATCTGCTAGACTTTGATTCTACAGAACTTTGGGTTCAAATGCACAATCTCCCGTTAGGATATATGAATAAATGGATGGGGACGCATATAGGGACTTCGATTGGAAGGGTGAGTGAAATCGATGTAAATGATGATGGAATGGCATGGGGTCATTATCTGATAGTGAAGATTGAGTGCAATCTGAGGGCTCCATTGGCCCGAGGAAGAACTGTCAATATTTCAGGAGGTAAGATCTGGGTGCCTTTTCAATATGAAAAGTTACCAAAGTTGTGTTTCAGCTGTGGATGCATTGTTCATGGGAAAGATGGTTGTACTGCTAGAGGGGATGTGGAAGCAGCGCAATATGGGACCTGGATGAGAGCAAGGGTGgtgaataaaaaacaaaatgagagaaagaggaaCAATAACCAGGAGAAAAGAAGTACTGTGGAAGTAGGGGAGGAGAGGGTGGATGGTATGAAGGGGGAGGGACTGAGGAAGGGGGAGCAGTCTATCATTTTGTCTGAGGAAGTTAAGGGTGGGATTACTAAGGCAGAAAAGGAGGAGGAGATTCTGAAAAGGGGAGAATCGTATGTCAGTGGGAGGATTGGTCCAAAAAGGCTGGAGGAGAGGGAGGGTTTAGATCCTGTTTTGAACTCTAATTCTTCTCGGGCTGATCAATTGCCAGAGGTAGATCAAATCTCAAATGTCAAAGGTCGAACTATGGAGGGAAGAAGGAGCTGGAAAAGGAGAGCAAGGGGAAAGGATCAGGCTAGTTTGGTATGTCTCTTGAACCTTAACACTAAATATTCTTTGATTGATGAAGATAATGATATGGTGCTGTCTGTGGGAGGAAAGAAGGCAAGAATGAATGAGGGTGCAGAGCCTGTTGTGGATCTCTATGAGGTGGAGGCTATGATGTAG